Proteins encoded within one genomic window of Amorphoplanes friuliensis DSM 7358:
- a CDS encoding catalase, with translation MDPRKPVEVVKDVVEAAAAKVTDALSPDVPGAPGSGTPSLAEPTTPHDPLPPKKEQGTPETRTPTGAETGVPPTAKGQQGAYLTTAQGARLRDTDHSLKAGARGPVLLQDHHFREKIMHFDHERIPERVVHARGAGAHGVFTSYGTAEGLTRAGFLKKNVETPVFVRFSTVLGSRGSADTVRDTRGFATKFYTEEGTFDLVGNNIPVFFIQDAIKFPDVIHAGKPHPDREIPQAQSAHDTFWDFVSLHTEAQHHTIWNMSDRGIPRSYRTMEGFGVHTFRLVNDAGETVLVKFHWKPKLGVHSLTWEEAQLLSGLDPDFHRRDLYDAIESGAFPEWELGLQVFPDTPEETFAGVDLLDPTKIVPEELAEVQPVGRLVLNRTPTNFFAEVEQVAFHLGHLPPGIDVTNDPLLQGRLFSYLDTQLTRLAGPNFHQIPVNRPHAPVNDMLRDGFHQQAVHAGVAPYRPNSLDGGNPFPAGDAENAFVDVPVRVAEAPKIRQNPASFDDHYSQVRLFWQSMTPVEKDHIIRAYTFELGKVYEQAIKERQLQCLANVDPILCAQVATGLGLPVPEPTQPLAEVAASPALSQVGHVWPPDGRMIGIVVGDDDADGVTALREAVFAAGMVPLIIAPHGGTIGTVTVQRTFATARSVEFDALLVAAAPPPAPDALPSRDDKAGAGTDRSVDPRVLMMIDEAWRHAKAIGAWGDGAAVLQRAGVAGTPGVVAGESGADTFAAVQELLGSHRVWQRFPASVA, from the coding sequence ATGGACCCGCGTAAGCCCGTCGAAGTGGTCAAGGATGTCGTCGAGGCCGCAGCGGCCAAGGTGACCGATGCTCTGAGCCCGGACGTGCCCGGCGCGCCCGGCAGCGGCACGCCCTCGCTCGCCGAACCGACCACGCCGCACGACCCGCTCCCGCCCAAGAAGGAACAGGGGACACCCGAGACGCGGACCCCCACGGGCGCCGAGACCGGTGTGCCACCCACGGCGAAGGGGCAGCAGGGCGCGTACCTCACCACCGCCCAAGGGGCCAGGCTGCGCGACACCGACCACTCGCTCAAGGCTGGTGCCCGCGGCCCGGTGCTGCTGCAGGACCACCACTTCCGCGAGAAGATCATGCACTTCGATCACGAGCGGATCCCGGAGCGTGTCGTGCACGCCCGCGGCGCCGGCGCGCACGGGGTCTTCACCTCGTACGGCACGGCGGAAGGACTCACCCGGGCGGGCTTCCTGAAGAAGAACGTGGAGACGCCGGTCTTCGTCCGCTTCTCCACGGTGCTCGGTTCGCGCGGCTCGGCCGACACCGTCCGTGACACCCGCGGCTTCGCGACGAAGTTCTACACCGAAGAGGGCACCTTCGACCTGGTCGGCAACAACATCCCCGTGTTCTTCATCCAGGATGCGATCAAGTTCCCGGACGTCATCCACGCGGGCAAGCCGCACCCGGACCGGGAGATCCCGCAGGCGCAGAGCGCACACGACACGTTCTGGGACTTCGTCTCGCTGCACACCGAGGCGCAGCACCACACCATCTGGAACATGTCGGACCGCGGCATCCCGCGCTCGTACCGGACCATGGAAGGCTTCGGGGTCCACACCTTCCGGCTGGTCAACGACGCCGGCGAGACGGTCCTGGTCAAGTTCCACTGGAAGCCGAAGCTCGGTGTCCACTCCCTGACCTGGGAAGAGGCGCAGCTGCTCTCCGGTCTCGACCCGGACTTCCACCGGCGTGACCTGTACGACGCGATCGAGTCCGGCGCCTTCCCGGAGTGGGAGCTGGGCCTGCAGGTCTTCCCCGACACCCCGGAGGAGACCTTCGCCGGGGTCGACCTGCTCGACCCCACCAAGATCGTTCCGGAGGAGCTGGCCGAGGTGCAGCCGGTCGGGCGCCTCGTGCTCAACCGGACGCCGACCAACTTCTTCGCCGAGGTCGAGCAGGTCGCCTTCCACCTCGGGCACCTGCCGCCGGGCATCGACGTGACCAACGACCCGCTGCTGCAGGGCCGGCTCTTCTCCTACCTCGACACCCAGCTCACCCGTCTGGCCGGGCCGAACTTCCACCAGATCCCGGTGAACCGGCCGCACGCCCCGGTCAACGACATGCTGCGTGACGGTTTCCACCAGCAGGCCGTGCACGCGGGTGTGGCGCCGTACCGGCCGAACTCCCTCGACGGAGGCAACCCGTTCCCCGCCGGTGACGCCGAGAACGCCTTTGTCGACGTTCCGGTCCGGGTGGCCGAGGCCCCCAAGATCAGGCAGAACCCGGCCTCCTTCGACGATCACTACAGCCAGGTACGCCTGTTCTGGCAGAGCATGACGCCGGTCGAGAAGGACCACATCATCCGGGCGTACACGTTCGAGCTCGGCAAGGTCTACGAGCAGGCGATCAAGGAACGGCAGCTGCAGTGCCTGGCGAACGTCGACCCGATCCTGTGCGCACAGGTCGCGACCGGTCTCGGCCTGCCCGTCCCGGAGCCGACGCAGCCGCTCGCCGAGGTCGCCGCCAGCCCGGCCCTGTCCCAGGTCGGCCACGTGTGGCCGCCCGACGGCCGGATGATCGGCATCGTGGTCGGTGACGACGACGCGGACGGCGTGACCGCGCTGAGGGAAGCGGTGTTCGCCGCCGGCATGGTGCCCCTGATCATCGCGCCGCACGGCGGGACGATCGGCACGGTCACCGTGCAGCGCACCTTCGCCACCGCCCGATCCGTCGAGTTCGACGCGCTGCTGGTGGCCGCCGCGCCGCCGCCCGCGCCGGACGCTCTGCCGTCGCGCGACGACAAGGCCGGAGCGGGAACCGACCGCAGCGTCGACCCGCGGGTGCTCATGATGATCGACGAGGCGTGGCGCCACGCCAAGGCGATCGGCGCCTGGGGAGACGGCGCCGCCGTGCTCCAGCGGGCGGGCGTCGCCGGCACCCCCGGCGTGGTCGCGGGCGAGTCCGGAGCGGACACGTTCGCCGCCGTCCAGGAGCTCCTCGGCTCCCACCGGGTCTGGCAGCGGTTCCCGGCCTCGGTGGCGTGA
- a CDS encoding ricin-type beta-trefoil lectin domain protein codes for MKYAVPKRSALAVLATATTLVGIGAAVVATASTSVAATTASVWLTTPDRNNLLRQQANVVFDGGGSGSTITVNPATTYQSMVGFGASLTDSAAWNIFNSPQRSSIMNSLFGSGGIGLSWLRQPIGASDYSRNFYTYDDGSADPTLSRFSIAHDNAYILPLVTQARSLNPKLSVMATPWSAPAWMKTNNQLIGGSLSDSNIGVYSDYLVKFVQAYQAAGVPIPYLSVQNEPNFSPPGYPGMLMSAGQQVSIINTLAPKLRAAGLTTKILGYDHNWDDTSYPQTVNNGAGSNVAGSAWHCYGGNPGGQSVVRNAQPSKDIFFTECSGTESANTFADTLWWQGRNLAIGTTRNWARTVTTWNMALNAQQGPVIGSCTNCTGVVTVDGGSVTYNAEYYVLGHLSKFVQPGAVRVDSTGFGQGGIENVAFRNPDGSVALVAINTGGTQSFRVAANGSSFGYTLPAGSMATFTWPGGTSGNPPAGRTGAISGLGGKCLDVTNGSTTNGNLPQMWSCSSGPNQTWTLGTDGTVRALGKCLDLKDSSTADGATVQLWDCFGGPNQRWTYTSGRDLINVASGKCLDVRNNSTADGAQLQSWACTGAANQKWTAPA; via the coding sequence GTGAAATACGCCGTCCCCAAACGATCGGCACTAGCTGTCCTCGCCACCGCGACCACCCTGGTCGGCATCGGCGCAGCGGTCGTCGCGACCGCCTCCACCTCGGTGGCGGCCACGACCGCGAGTGTCTGGCTGACCACGCCGGACCGGAACAATCTGTTGCGCCAGCAGGCAAACGTCGTGTTCGACGGCGGCGGCAGCGGATCGACCATCACGGTGAACCCCGCCACCACCTACCAGTCGATGGTCGGCTTCGGTGCGTCCCTGACCGACTCCGCCGCGTGGAACATCTTCAATTCGCCGCAGCGGTCGAGCATCATGAACTCGCTTTTCGGCTCGGGCGGCATCGGGCTGAGCTGGCTGCGCCAGCCGATCGGCGCCAGCGACTATTCGCGCAACTTCTACACCTACGACGACGGCAGTGCCGACCCCACCCTGTCGCGATTCTCGATCGCGCACGACAACGCCTACATTCTGCCGCTGGTGACACAGGCCCGGTCGCTCAATCCGAAGTTGTCGGTCATGGCCACACCGTGGAGTGCACCGGCCTGGATGAAGACGAACAATCAGCTGATCGGTGGTTCGCTCAGCGACAGCAACATCGGCGTCTACAGCGATTACCTGGTGAAGTTCGTGCAGGCGTACCAGGCGGCCGGCGTCCCGATCCCCTATCTGAGCGTGCAGAACGAGCCGAACTTCTCACCGCCCGGTTATCCGGGCATGCTGATGTCCGCCGGGCAGCAGGTCTCCATCATCAACACCCTCGCACCCAAGCTGCGCGCGGCCGGTCTCACCACCAAGATCCTCGGGTACGACCACAACTGGGACGACACCTCGTATCCGCAGACCGTCAACAACGGCGCCGGGAGCAATGTGGCCGGCTCGGCGTGGCACTGCTACGGCGGCAACCCGGGCGGGCAGTCCGTGGTGCGTAATGCCCAGCCGTCGAAGGACATCTTCTTCACGGAGTGCTCGGGGACCGAGTCCGCCAACACCTTCGCCGACACCCTGTGGTGGCAGGGCCGCAACCTGGCCATCGGCACCACCCGCAACTGGGCGCGGACCGTCACGACCTGGAACATGGCCCTGAACGCCCAGCAGGGCCCGGTCATCGGCTCCTGCACCAACTGCACCGGCGTGGTCACGGTCGACGGTGGCTCGGTCACGTACAACGCGGAGTACTACGTGCTCGGGCACCTGAGCAAGTTCGTGCAGCCCGGCGCCGTCCGTGTCGACTCCACCGGCTTCGGGCAGGGCGGCATCGAGAACGTCGCCTTCCGCAACCCGGACGGTTCCGTCGCCCTCGTTGCCATCAACACCGGCGGTACGCAGAGCTTCCGCGTGGCCGCGAACGGCTCGTCCTTCGGGTACACGCTGCCGGCCGGGTCCATGGCCACGTTCACCTGGCCCGGGGGTACGAGCGGGAACCCGCCGGCCGGGCGTACCGGGGCGATCTCGGGCCTGGGTGGCAAGTGCCTCGACGTGACGAACGGGTCCACCACCAACGGCAACCTGCCGCAGATGTGGTCGTGCTCCTCGGGGCCGAACCAGACCTGGACCCTCGGCACCGACGGAACCGTGCGCGCGCTGGGCAAGTGCCTGGACCTCAAGGACAGCAGCACCGCGGACGGCGCCACGGTCCAGCTCTGGGACTGTTTCGGCGGGCCCAATCAGCGGTGGACCTACACCAGCGGCCGTGACCTGATCAACGTCGCGAGCGGCAAGTGCCTGGACGTCAGGAACAACAGCACCGCCGACGGCGCCCAGTTGCAGTCCTGGGCCTGCACCGGCGCGGCGAACCAGAAGTGGACCGCACCGGCGTGA
- a CDS encoding trypsin-like serine protease: MLTTLSRRAAASLVLALLTTAAAASGGPAHAAADSSPQLTVAGLSTLDQSRIAQQRPLVAAATKIRWELERNAYPGYAGIVLEDTRVALWWKGAVPPAMKRVVADASQDAPVQVRAAAYSMAELRAAAVRLRAGQPVDSIKFKADGSGLVAGASRALPKAATDVGVPVTIVQEKALQPVSRDDDWAPWKGGATIVNASIGAACTAGFGVRNGSASYILTAAHCGQTGNRIQDARGEFIGNVGPRHQDHDIALIPTGSVDGYVYVGTPTDSVAASVEGWGWTFVGEYLCQSGVSSSRELGRPVCNLKVLFYYADREDLVEAEQTEGQTAARPGDSGGPIYSVAASGKLVAKGTTTRVAGARIGFQDYGTAWRDFGITPATR, from the coding sequence GTGCTGACAACGTTGTCACGACGGGCTGCGGCCTCACTGGTGCTCGCCCTCCTGACCACCGCCGCCGCCGCATCCGGCGGTCCGGCGCACGCCGCCGCGGACAGCAGCCCCCAGCTGACCGTGGCCGGTTTGTCCACTCTCGACCAGTCCCGCATCGCCCAGCAGCGACCGCTGGTGGCCGCGGCCACGAAGATCCGCTGGGAGCTCGAACGGAACGCCTATCCCGGGTACGCGGGCATCGTGCTCGAGGACACCCGGGTGGCGCTCTGGTGGAAGGGCGCCGTACCGCCCGCGATGAAACGGGTGGTCGCCGACGCTTCGCAGGACGCCCCGGTGCAGGTCCGGGCGGCGGCGTACTCGATGGCCGAACTGCGGGCCGCCGCCGTGCGACTCCGGGCCGGGCAGCCGGTCGACAGCATCAAGTTCAAGGCGGACGGCAGCGGCCTGGTCGCCGGTGCCAGCCGGGCCCTGCCGAAGGCGGCGACGGACGTCGGCGTCCCGGTCACGATCGTTCAGGAGAAGGCACTGCAGCCGGTCAGCCGCGACGACGACTGGGCGCCGTGGAAGGGTGGCGCCACGATTGTGAACGCCTCCATCGGCGCGGCGTGCACCGCTGGTTTCGGCGTCCGCAACGGCAGTGCGAGCTACATCCTGACCGCCGCGCACTGCGGGCAGACGGGTAACCGGATCCAGGACGCGCGTGGTGAGTTCATCGGCAACGTCGGCCCCCGTCACCAGGACCACGACATCGCACTCATCCCGACCGGCAGCGTCGACGGCTACGTCTACGTCGGCACCCCGACCGACAGCGTCGCCGCCTCGGTCGAGGGCTGGGGCTGGACGTTCGTCGGCGAGTACCTGTGCCAGTCGGGCGTGAGCAGCTCGCGGGAGCTCGGCCGTCCGGTCTGCAACCTGAAGGTGCTCTTCTACTACGCCGACCGCGAGGACCTCGTCGAGGCGGAGCAGACCGAGGGCCAGACCGCGGCCCGTCCGGGCGACAGCGGGGGACCGATCTACTCGGTGGCCGCGAGCGGCAAGCTGGTCGCCAAGGGCACCACGACCCGGGTCGCCGGCGCGCGGATCGGTTTCCAGGACTACGGCACGGCCTGGCGCGACTTCGGCATCACGCCCGCCACACGGTGA
- a CDS encoding isocitrate lyase/phosphoenolpyruvate mutase family protein, with protein MTAADLRALLAADHVTHAPGVHDPASAALAVRAGHRAVHLSGQAIAATMLGRPGLGLTPSTQIADRAALLGAALEGVPLLADLDVAFDAPGDVVWTALAYQRAGISGLFLGDGEDIGLSASRVTSLVRQAPGVAVIAQARGNRTIERCRAYAAAGADAVLPTGIAERDLGRLRDALPGVPLVVNRSEAGAGDGRLTDAELAGLGVRLVLHPLAALLAALRAASLAYRAILEEGSAERVDRLPLATFATLTETLPVAVTDRIDT; from the coding sequence ATGACTGCCGCTGATCTGCGGGCGCTGCTCGCTGCCGACCACGTCACCCATGCGCCGGGTGTCCACGACCCCGCCAGTGCCGCGCTCGCCGTCCGGGCCGGACACCGCGCGGTGCACCTGTCCGGGCAGGCGATCGCGGCGACCATGCTCGGGCGGCCGGGCCTCGGCCTCACCCCGTCGACGCAGATCGCCGACCGGGCGGCCCTGCTCGGCGCCGCCCTGGAGGGTGTGCCCCTGCTGGCCGACCTGGACGTCGCCTTCGACGCGCCCGGTGACGTCGTGTGGACCGCTCTCGCCTATCAGCGCGCCGGCATCTCCGGCCTGTTCCTCGGCGACGGCGAGGACATCGGCCTGTCGGCCTCCCGCGTCACCAGTCTGGTGAGACAGGCTCCCGGCGTCGCCGTGATCGCGCAGGCTCGCGGCAATCGGACCATCGAGCGGTGCCGGGCGTACGCGGCTGCCGGCGCCGACGCGGTCCTGCCCACGGGGATCGCCGAACGGGACCTCGGCCGGCTGCGGGACGCGCTTCCGGGCGTACCCCTGGTGGTGAACCGATCGGAGGCCGGGGCGGGCGACGGGCGCCTGACCGACGCCGAGCTGGCCGGCCTGGGGGTGCGTCTCGTGCTGCATCCGCTGGCGGCGCTGCTGGCTGCGCTGCGGGCGGCGTCGCTCGCCTATCGCGCGATCTTGGAGGAGGGCAGCGCCGAACGGGTCGACCGCCTGCCGCTCGCGACCTTCGCCACGCTCACCGAGACTTTGCCGGTCGCCGTCACCGACCGGATCGACACCTGA
- a CDS encoding zinc-dependent alcohol dehydrogenase produces MTEVSMRVARLHGAGDVRLQDEDVPVPASGTDRLVEVRSVGICGSDLHWFTEGGIGDAVVDRPLVLGHEMAGVIRGGPDDGVRVAIDPAIPCGVCEPCRDGYGNLCPDVVFAGHGACDGGLRQFLTWPAERLHPLPDSISDDDGALLEPLGVALHALDLSHLRMASTVAVVGCGPIGLLLVQLARRHGATRVVAAEPLPHRMALAEKFGAEAAGAENVADVVFEVSGSDAAVETALRLAKPGARVVLVGIPDGDRTTFSAALGRRKGLTLVMVRRMGEVYPRAIDLVARGLVDLTPLVSDVFGLGEVTTALATAAARTGMKVVVHPAQKTAELTDTTAPVTTTS; encoded by the coding sequence ATGACCGAGGTGAGCATGCGGGTGGCCCGTCTCCACGGCGCGGGGGACGTGCGATTGCAGGACGAGGACGTGCCGGTGCCGGCGAGCGGTACGGACCGGCTCGTCGAGGTGAGGTCGGTCGGCATCTGCGGGTCCGACCTGCACTGGTTCACCGAGGGCGGGATCGGCGACGCCGTGGTGGACCGGCCGCTCGTGCTCGGCCACGAGATGGCGGGTGTCATCCGGGGCGGGCCCGACGACGGCGTACGCGTCGCGATCGACCCGGCCATCCCGTGCGGGGTCTGCGAACCCTGCCGCGACGGCTACGGCAACCTTTGCCCGGACGTGGTCTTCGCCGGTCACGGGGCCTGCGACGGTGGGCTGAGGCAGTTCCTGACCTGGCCCGCCGAGCGCCTGCACCCGCTGCCGGACAGCATTTCCGACGACGACGGCGCCCTGCTCGAACCGCTCGGTGTCGCCCTGCACGCGCTGGATCTCTCCCACCTGCGGATGGCCTCGACGGTGGCGGTGGTCGGCTGCGGTCCGATCGGTCTGCTGCTGGTGCAGCTGGCCCGGCGGCACGGCGCCACGCGGGTGGTCGCCGCCGAGCCGTTGCCGCACCGGATGGCGCTCGCCGAGAAGTTCGGCGCGGAGGCAGCCGGCGCCGAGAACGTCGCGGACGTGGTCTTCGAGGTCTCCGGCTCGGACGCGGCGGTGGAGACGGCGTTGCGGCTGGCCAAGCCCGGGGCCCGGGTCGTCCTGGTCGGCATCCCCGACGGCGACCGCACCACGTTCAGCGCCGCGCTGGGCCGGCGCAAGGGTCTGACCCTGGTCATGGTCCGGCGGATGGGTGAGGTCTACCCCCGCGCGATCGACCTGGTGGCACGCGGGCTCGTCGACCTGACGCCGCTGGTCTCCGACGTGTTCGGCTTGGGCGAGGTGACCACGGCGCTGGCGACGGCGGCCGCGCGTACCGGGATGAAGGTCGTGGTGCACCCGGCTCAGAAGACCGCCGAGCTGACGGACACGACGGCCCCGGTGACCACCACGTCGTAA
- a CDS encoding glycosyltransferase, with product MRVLLSTYGSRGDVEPIVALAVELQLRGAQVTVCAPPDFAERLGAAGVPMVPVYQSASALTTAAPPPSTLPERAAAVIASQFETITAAAKGCDAMVVTGMMPAAAGALSVAEKLGIRAVSVTFQQVTLPSPDRKPLAYPGRPFPPDVTDNRVLWDLDAASIDSLFADALNRPAPTFESLSAALGQALQTATRVRAGAVAGTIRTDGAAVAAEQVMSA from the coding sequence GTGCGAGTGTTGTTGTCGACGTACGGATCACGGGGGGACGTCGAACCGATCGTGGCGCTGGCGGTGGAATTGCAGCTCCGCGGTGCGCAGGTGACGGTGTGCGCGCCGCCCGACTTCGCGGAGAGGCTGGGCGCGGCGGGCGTACCGATGGTGCCGGTCTATCAGTCGGCGAGCGCGCTGACCACGGCGGCGCCGCCGCCGTCGACGCTGCCCGAGCGAGCGGCCGCGGTCATTGCCAGCCAGTTCGAGACGATCACCGCGGCTGCGAAAGGCTGCGACGCGATGGTCGTGACGGGGATGATGCCGGCCGCGGCCGGGGCGTTGTCGGTCGCCGAGAAGCTGGGCATCCGCGCGGTGTCCGTGACCTTCCAGCAGGTGACCCTGCCGTCGCCGGACCGCAAACCGCTGGCCTACCCCGGACGGCCGTTCCCGCCGGACGTGACCGACAACCGGGTGCTGTGGGACCTCGACGCCGCGAGCATCGACTCATTGTTCGCCGACGCGCTCAACCGACCTGCACCGACCTTCGAGTCCCTCTCGGCCGCGCTCGGTCAAGCCCTGCAAACCGCGACCCGCGTACGGGCCGGTGCCGTGGCCGGGACGATCCGAACCGACGGCGCGGCAGTGGCCGCAGAGCAGGTGATGTCCGCATGA
- the helR gene encoding RNA polymerase recycling motor ATPase HelR gives MRQVFALPERLAAKADPGQIAGDEQHFAAMTESLEQLYADLSDRLDAERKAPGGRGQQALTRDQEIHRLTARLRTLRRFSLDLCLGRMDNADGAEPVYIGRLGLTDDAGRRLLVDWRSPAAEPFFGATHANPMGLTSRRRYRWTRGRITDYWDEVFTPDGLASHAALDDQSAFIASLGTNRSARMRDVLGTIQADQDAIIRAGSRGALVVDGGPGTGKTVVALHRTAYLLYSDPRLGHRRGGVLFIGPHEPYLAYVADVLPSLGEDDVQTCTLRDLVPQGATAVAETDPEVARLKSSADLVAAIEAAVRFYEEPPTTPLTVTVDWSEIRLGAEDWAAAFETPTPGTPHNEARDEIWEELLTILVDKHDGDEPEDLLRATLAQDKELRTTFNRAWPLLDAADMVGDLWSVPAYLRKCAPWLSRDEIRTLQRADAQAWTVSDLPLLAAARLRVGDPETSRKQHQHKATVAAERAEMSRVVDDMLAAEHDREGAMTMLMGKRIDQDTGKIVDIRDDLIDDSPPPTTDPDGYDGPYAHIVVDEAQELTDAEWQMLLLRCPSRSFTIVGDRAQARHGFTESWEERLSRVGLDRISLASLSINYRTPSEIMAEAEPVIRAVLPDANVPTSIRTSGVPVVHGGLPELGPILDTWLTEHAEGVACVIGDPTVRETPRVRSLTPELAKGLEFDLVILVDPHSFGTGTEGAVDRYVAMTRATRQLVILTSP, from the coding sequence ATGAGGCAGGTCTTCGCCCTCCCCGAGCGGCTGGCCGCCAAGGCCGATCCGGGTCAGATCGCCGGCGACGAGCAGCACTTCGCCGCCATGACCGAGAGCCTCGAGCAGCTCTACGCCGACCTGTCCGACCGCCTCGACGCCGAACGCAAGGCACCGGGCGGCCGGGGACAGCAGGCGCTCACCCGCGACCAGGAGATCCACCGGCTGACCGCCCGCCTGCGGACGCTGCGCCGCTTCAGCCTCGACCTGTGCCTGGGACGCATGGACAACGCGGACGGCGCCGAGCCCGTCTACATCGGACGGCTCGGGCTCACCGACGACGCGGGCCGCCGGCTGCTGGTCGACTGGCGCTCCCCCGCCGCCGAGCCGTTCTTCGGCGCCACCCACGCCAACCCGATGGGCCTGACGAGCCGCCGCCGGTACAGGTGGACCCGCGGCCGGATCACCGACTACTGGGACGAGGTGTTCACCCCCGACGGCCTCGCGAGCCACGCCGCGCTCGACGACCAGTCCGCCTTCATCGCCAGCCTCGGCACCAACCGGTCGGCGCGGATGCGGGACGTCCTCGGCACGATCCAGGCCGACCAGGACGCCATCATCCGCGCCGGATCCCGCGGGGCACTCGTCGTCGACGGCGGTCCGGGCACGGGCAAGACCGTCGTCGCGCTGCACCGCACCGCGTACCTGCTCTACTCCGATCCCCGGCTCGGGCACCGCCGCGGTGGTGTGCTGTTCATCGGCCCGCACGAGCCGTACCTGGCCTACGTGGCCGACGTGCTGCCCAGCCTCGGCGAGGACGACGTGCAGACCTGCACCCTGCGGGACCTCGTTCCGCAGGGCGCGACGGCGGTGGCCGAGACCGATCCGGAGGTGGCGCGGCTCAAGTCGTCCGCGGACCTGGTGGCGGCGATCGAGGCGGCCGTCCGGTTCTACGAGGAGCCACCGACCACCCCGCTGACCGTGACCGTCGACTGGTCGGAGATCCGGCTCGGCGCCGAAGACTGGGCCGCGGCCTTCGAGACCCCCACCCCGGGTACGCCCCACAACGAGGCCCGCGACGAGATCTGGGAAGAACTGCTCACGATCCTCGTCGACAAGCACGACGGCGACGAACCGGAGGACCTGCTCCGGGCGACGCTGGCGCAGGACAAGGAACTGCGCACGACGTTCAACCGGGCGTGGCCGCTGCTCGACGCGGCCGACATGGTCGGGGACCTGTGGTCGGTGCCGGCGTACCTGCGCAAGTGCGCACCCTGGCTCAGCCGCGACGAGATCCGCACGCTGCAACGCGCCGACGCCCAGGCCTGGACAGTCTCGGACCTGCCGCTGCTGGCCGCGGCCCGCCTGCGCGTCGGCGACCCCGAGACGTCCCGCAAACAGCACCAGCACAAGGCCACGGTCGCCGCCGAACGCGCGGAGATGTCCCGCGTCGTCGACGACATGCTCGCCGCCGAACACGACCGCGAGGGCGCGATGACGATGCTGATGGGCAAACGCATCGACCAGGACACCGGCAAGATCGTCGATATCCGGGACGACCTCATCGACGACAGCCCGCCACCCACCACCGATCCTGACGGCTACGACGGCCCGTACGCCCACATCGTCGTCGACGAGGCCCAGGAACTGACCGACGCCGAGTGGCAGATGCTCCTGCTCCGCTGCCCGTCCCGCAGCTTCACCATCGTCGGCGACCGCGCCCAGGCCCGCCACGGCTTCACGGAGTCGTGGGAAGAACGCCTCTCCCGCGTCGGCCTGGACCGCATCAGCCTGGCCTCGCTGAGCATCAACTACCGCACGCCGTCCGAAATCATGGCCGAGGCCGAGCCGGTCATCCGCGCCGTCCTGCCCGACGCGAACGTGCCGACCTCCATCCGTACGAGTGGCGTCCCGGTCGTCCACGGCGGGCTTCCGGAGCTCGGCCCGATCCTGGACACCTGGCTCACCGAACACGCCGAGGGTGTCGCCTGCGTCATCGGTGACCCCACCGTCCGGGAAACACCCCGCGTCCGATCACTGACCCCGGAACTGGCCAAGGGCCTCGAATTCGACCTGGTCATCCTCGTCGACCCCCACTCCTTCGGCACCGGCACCGAGGGCGCGGTCGACCGCTACGTCGCCATGACCCGCGCCACCCGCCAACTCGTCATCCTCACCAGCCCGTGA
- a CDS encoding aminoglycoside phosphotransferase family protein produces MEQVRRLVAGQFPQWAGLAVRPVDNGGWDNFTFHLGSDMSVRLPSASEYALAVDKEHRWLPELAPQLPLPVPVPLAKGEPGEGYPFSWSVYPWLDGEPATFERVLDPGGFALELADFLVALQRVDPAGGPRPGLHNWFRGGTLRTYEGLAEQALAALGGRVDTELARQVWKAALDARWDGVERWFHGDIAPGNLLLADGALTAVIDFGTCGVGDPACDLAIAWTLLTRDGREAFRERLSVDDATWARGRGWALWKTLTICASDQPPADAMRVLGEVLSQTDGPSRPD; encoded by the coding sequence GTGGAGCAGGTGCGGCGGCTGGTGGCCGGGCAGTTTCCGCAATGGGCCGGGCTGGCGGTCCGGCCCGTGGACAACGGTGGCTGGGACAATTTCACCTTCCACCTCGGCTCGGACATGTCGGTGCGCCTGCCCAGCGCCTCCGAGTACGCGCTGGCGGTCGACAAGGAGCATCGGTGGCTTCCGGAGCTGGCGCCTCAGCTGCCGCTGCCTGTTCCTGTGCCCCTGGCCAAGGGTGAGCCGGGTGAGGGCTATCCCTTCTCGTGGTCGGTCTACCCGTGGCTGGACGGTGAGCCGGCGACCTTCGAGCGTGTGCTTGACCCCGGAGGTTTCGCGCTCGAGCTGGCCGACTTCCTGGTGGCGTTGCAGCGTGTCGATCCGGCCGGCGGTCCGCGGCCCGGGCTGCACAACTGGTTCCGGGGCGGCACCCTGCGTACCTATGAAGGTCTGGCCGAGCAGGCGCTGGCAGCGCTCGGCGGCCGGGTCGACACCGAGCTGGCCCGGCAGGTGTGGAAGGCCGCGCTGGACGCTCGCTGGGACGGTGTCGAGAGGTGGTTCCACGGTGACATCGCGCCGGGGAATCTGCTGCTGGCCGACGGCGCGCTGACGGCGGTCATCGATTTCGGGACCTGTGGTGTCGGCGATCCGGCCTGTGACCTGGCGATCGCCTGGACCCTACTGACCCGTGACGGCCGGGAGGCGTTCCGGGAGCGGTTGTCCGTCGACGACGCGACCTGGGCCCGGGGACGCGGCTGGGCCCTGTGGAAGACCCTCACGATCTGTGCCTCCGACCAGCCGCCGGCGGACGCGATGCGGGTTCTCGGCGAGGTGCTGTCACAAACGGACGGGCCGTCTCGTCCTGATTGA